A window of the Fulvia fulva chromosome 11, complete sequence genome harbors these coding sequences:
- a CDS encoding F-box only protein 21: MSVLAPTSRLTPPTIMGETTGPAIPPIYWLPDELLEIIVSYLPPPDTIALGATSKRSNKITRGPLVWRRHCVQTWRHWNPRHALQGRLDSPPTHTKWHHLFHERRKMDRDVQELFNEMLLTQQKRYARMETIADHGYDVKDLIMSIRDTTPDDAEDVLARRYHADRVLGQLHRAEAIDKWRRVANRQMVRLEEVLGAYDLFVLNGKNGDLRDIDREFDRLAEGIKARDEDWEELTIRRKAVQVSKYLRSEGLVGNPSEDDYHALRNNFISIALFNEPHTSLPLQSVAIYCAVARRLGINAKPSNYPQHVHAVIEAPPDRTLDGKYKTAIQGAAPELMHLDPWRSSDEIPHEHLALRLLQMGAPEHQHAQHLGPTSTMEVALRTSRNIMNSVHQARERHRGPTRRGSYPDVEASWYAMVWSMLVLGDSNSASSLHRRRQCLPYLIQQFQAHFPEDMGLIEKEIVPIFRGEREHDVMLELIERNRIDDRNAKAPSPRSNLTSAVKYKIGHHFRHKRYDYEGFIIGWDLKCEADAQWIQQMRVDSLPNGRNQPFYNVVAEDESVRYVAAENIEVVEEEPSQSLMKMAGKYFKRWDGERKVFVSNVRDEYPDD; this comes from the exons ATGTCCGTCCTCGCCCCTACATCCAGATTGACACCACCAACCATCATGGGAGAGACCACAGGACCCGCCATTCCGCCCATCTACTGGCTCCCCGACGAGCTCCTCGAAATCATCGTCTCCTACCTCCCACCACCAGACACAATCGCCTTGGGCGCCACCTCGAAGCGATCGAACAAAATCACACGTGGGCCACTTGTCTGGCGGCGACATTGCGTGCAGACATGGCGTCACTGGAATCCGCGACACGCTCTTCAGGGCAGACTAGATTCCCCACCCACACACACCAAGTGGCATCACCTCTTCCACGAGCGGCGGAAGATGGATCGGGATGTTCAGGAACTGTTCAATGAAATGCTGCTCACGCAGCAGAAGCGGTACGCCAGGATGGAAACGATCGCTGACCATGGATATGACGTGAAGGATCTCATCATGAGCATACGTGACACAACACCTGACGACGCCGAGGATGTGCTGGCGAGGAGGTACCATGCTGATCGCGTGCTGGGGCAGCTTCACAGAGCAGAAGCGATAGACAAGTGGAGGCGCGTGGCCAATCGACAGATGGTGAGGTTGGAGGAGGTGCTTGGTGCATATGACTTGTTCGTGCTGAATGGGAAGAATGGAGACCTGCGAGACATCGATCGGGAGTTCGATCGTCTAGCAGAGGGTATCAAAGCACGAGACGAGGACTGGGAAGAGTTGACCATACGGCGGAAAGCGGTACAAGTGTCAAAGTATCTTCGAAGTGAAGGACTGGTCGGTAATCCCAGCGAAGACGACTACCATGCCCTGCGGAACAACTTCATATCGATTGCTCTGTTCAACGAACCGCACACCTCGTTGCCGCTGCAGAGTGTTGCCATCTACTGCGCTGTTGCGAGGAGATTAGGCATCAACGCGAAGCCTTCAAACTATCCCCAGCATGTCCACGCAGTCATCGAAGCACCACCCGACAGGACTCTGGATGGCAAGTACAAGACCGCAATCCAAGGCGCTGCACCCGAGCTTATGCATCTCGATCCTTGGCGAAGCAGCGACGAGATACCCCATGAACATCTGGCGCTCAGGCTCCTACAGATGGGCGCCCCAGAACACCAACATGCCCAGCATCTTGGGCCAACTTCAACCATGGAGGTCGCGCTACGCACCTCGCGCAACATCATGAACAGCGTCCATCAAGCACGCGAACGTCATCGTGGCCCAACAAGACGTGGGTCATATCCTGATGTAGAAGCTTCGTGGTACGCGATGGTATGGTCAATGCTGGTGCTGGGCGACAGCAACTCAGCTTCCTCCCTCCACCGCCGCCGACAATGCCTACCCTACCTCATCCAACAGTTCCAAGCCCACTTCCCAGAAGACATGGGCCTGATCGAGAAAGAAATTGTCCCCATCTTCCGCGGCGAGCGCGAGCACGACGTCATGCTAGAGCTCATCGAGCGGAACCGCATCGACGACCGCAACGCCAAAGCCCCCTCACCCCGCAGCAACCTCACCTCAGCAGTAAAGTACAAAATCGGCCACCACTTCCGACACAAACGCTACGACTACGAAGGTTTCATCATCGGCTGGGACCTGAAGTGCGAAGCAGACGCTCAATGGATCCAGCAAATGCGTGTGGACTCTCTGCCCAATGGGAGGAATCAGCCTTTCTACAATGTGGT TGCCGAGGACGAGTCGGTGAGATATGTCGCGGCGGAGAATATTGAGGTGGTGGAGGAGGAGCCGTCGCAGAGTTTGATGAAGATGGCGGGCAAGTATTTCAAGCGCTGGGATGGGGAGCGGAAGGTGTTTGTGAGTAATGTTAGGGATGAGTATCCGGATGATTGA